A stretch of the Thiocystis violascens DSM 198 genome encodes the following:
- the dprA gene encoding DNA-processing protein DprA, whose translation MSPRSNPLDAPLDAWLALANAPGIGPRTVARLIEHFGSPVAVLRASPERLAAAGLKPASVAALKQPDPDALAAVLDWSAQPDAHILTLADPRYPPLLAEIHDAPPLLYVRGDAGLLAEPQIAIVGSRNPTPGGLETTREFARQLVGFGLIVTSGLALGVDGAAHAAALAGGGRTVAVLGTGPDRVYPAVHRDLARRIADTGAGALVSEFPPGQGPLARNFPRRNRLISGLSLGVLVTEAALKSGSLITARTALEQGREVFAVPGSIRNPLARGCHALIRDGARLVESAQEILVELAPLLHCALAAPDSALAATAATAVDLTEAEAAPDLSVSLDAESQRLLNSMGFDPVAPDELIERSGLPAQRVAAMLLVLELSGHVSSAPGGRYHRSRA comes from the coding sequence TTGAGTCCGCGCTCGAATCCGCTGGACGCGCCGCTCGACGCCTGGCTCGCCTTGGCCAATGCGCCAGGGATCGGTCCGCGCACCGTCGCCAGACTGATCGAGCACTTCGGCAGTCCCGTCGCGGTTCTGCGCGCCTCCCCCGAACGGCTTGCCGCCGCGGGCCTGAAGCCGGCAAGCGTGGCGGCCCTCAAGCAGCCGGATCCGGACGCTCTCGCGGCCGTGCTGGACTGGTCGGCTCAGCCCGATGCCCATATCCTCACCCTTGCCGATCCCCGGTATCCCCCGCTGCTCGCCGAGATCCACGATGCGCCCCCGCTGCTCTATGTGCGCGGCGATGCCGGTCTGCTCGCCGAACCCCAGATCGCCATCGTCGGCAGCCGCAATCCCACGCCGGGCGGACTTGAGACCACCCGGGAGTTCGCCCGGCAGTTGGTCGGTTTCGGATTGATCGTCACCAGCGGTCTGGCGCTTGGCGTCGACGGTGCCGCACATGCCGCCGCCCTGGCGGGAGGCGGGCGAACCGTCGCGGTGCTTGGGACCGGACCCGACCGCGTCTATCCCGCGGTCCATCGGGATCTGGCCCGCCGGATCGCCGACACGGGCGCGGGCGCTCTGGTTAGCGAGTTTCCGCCGGGGCAGGGGCCGCTGGCCCGAAATTTTCCACGTCGCAACCGACTCATCAGCGGATTGAGTCTGGGGGTGCTGGTCACGGAGGCGGCCCTGAAAAGCGGATCCCTGATTACCGCCCGTACCGCGCTCGAACAGGGGCGCGAGGTGTTCGCCGTGCCGGGATCGATCCGCAACCCGCTGGCGCGGGGCTGTCACGCGCTGATTCGCGATGGTGCCAGGCTGGTCGAATCCGCCCAGGAAATTCTGGTGGAACTGGCGCCACTGCTGCATTGTGCGCTGGCGGCACCAGACTCGGCCCTCGCGGCGACCGCGGCCACTGCCGTGGATCTGACGGAGGCGGAAGCGGCGCCAGATCTGTCGGTATCCCTTGACGCGGAGTCGCAGCGGTTGCTGAATTCCATGGGGTTCGACCCGGTTGCCCCGGATGAATTGATCGAGCGCAGCGGGTTGCCTGCCCAGCGCGTTGCCGCCATGTTGTTGGTTCTCGAATTGAGCGGTCATGTATCATCGGCCCCTGGAGGACGCTATCACCGTTCTCGCGCCTAA
- a CDS encoding LysM peptidoglycan-binding domain-containing protein, with the protein MISRFAITALLAGILLLLSTVALAVELAPDAPQTYVVRSGDTLWDIAGRFLRDPWRWSEVWQANEGLDDPDLIYPGDVLQLTMVDGQPRIGVARGGSSASGSRDGMRVVRLSPQVRASSLKEAVPTIRIASIAPFLTQPYVADSDQIERASYVVGFPDEHLVAGLHDSIYVRRIRSNQQTNFQILRPGDALRDPDTNEILGYEALFVANAALERVGDPAKLQVVRSEREVSIGDRVIPASVEKPLENFYPRPAPAGTRGRILSVLNGVSQIGQFDVVVLNRGTRDRIEPGHVFEAFVGGTKQRDQVRGGSIVSNWRSESPLSTEFWYGRDFENKGWRRDEPSPNAPLPLHADFRRKNAQFVAPFERAGVLMVFRTFERVSFALVLNAQRAFTVGDQVAPPPS; encoded by the coding sequence ATGATCAGCCGTTTCGCCATCACTGCCCTACTTGCCGGCATCCTGCTTCTGCTGTCCACCGTGGCGCTTGCCGTCGAACTGGCGCCCGATGCGCCGCAGACCTATGTCGTGCGTTCGGGCGATACGCTCTGGGACATCGCCGGGCGGTTTCTGCGCGACCCCTGGCGCTGGTCGGAGGTCTGGCAGGCCAACGAGGGCCTAGACGATCCTGATCTCATCTACCCCGGCGATGTGCTCCAGTTGACGATGGTCGACGGGCAACCGCGGATCGGGGTGGCGCGTGGCGGCAGTTCGGCGTCCGGATCCCGCGACGGCATGCGGGTGGTGCGACTGAGCCCGCAGGTTCGCGCGTCTTCGCTCAAGGAGGCGGTGCCGACGATCAGGATCGCCTCGATCGCACCCTTCCTGACCCAGCCCTATGTGGCGGACTCGGATCAGATCGAGCGCGCCTCCTATGTCGTGGGTTTCCCGGACGAACATCTGGTGGCGGGTTTGCACGACTCCATCTACGTGCGCCGAATCCGTTCCAACCAGCAGACGAATTTCCAGATTCTCCGGCCCGGAGACGCGCTGCGCGATCCCGACACCAACGAAATCCTGGGCTACGAGGCGCTCTTTGTCGCCAACGCCGCGCTGGAGCGTGTCGGCGATCCGGCCAAACTTCAGGTCGTGCGCTCGGAACGCGAGGTGTCCATCGGCGATCGCGTGATCCCCGCCAGTGTCGAGAAACCGCTCGAGAATTTTTACCCGCGACCCGCGCCGGCGGGAACCAGGGGCCGCATCCTGTCGGTGCTCAACGGCGTCTCGCAGATCGGTCAATTCGATGTCGTCGTCCTCAATCGCGGAACCCGTGACCGCATCGAACCGGGCCATGTCTTCGAGGCATTCGTCGGCGGTACCAAGCAACGCGATCAGGTGCGCGGCGGCAGTATCGTCTCCAACTGGCGCAGCGAGAGCCCCTTGTCGACCGAGTTCTGGTACGGTCGCGATTTCGAGAACAAGGGCTGGCGTCGCGACGAGCCCTCCCCGAACGCACCCTTGCCGCTCCACGCGGATTTCCGCAGGAAGAACGCGCAGTTCGTCGCACCCTTTGAACGCGCGGGCGTCCTGATGGTCTTCCGGACCTTCGAGCGGGTGAGCTTCGCCCTGGTGCTGAATGCCCAGCGCGCCTTCACGGTTGGCGACCAGGTCGCGCCACCGCCCTCTTGA
- a CDS encoding DUF494 family protein: MYENMVDVLIYLYENYMDGESQPPVDQSDLEDELSEAGFSKTEIDKALLWLDELAVGVDAPQSHDHAVGSLRLYCEVECAKLDVEARGLLLFLEQSGILDPASRELAIDRLLAIDHPLVTVDEVKWVVLLVLMNRPGREDAFTQMEDMVYNEEPVYLH; encoded by the coding sequence ATGTACGAAAACATGGTCGATGTGTTGATCTATCTCTATGAGAATTATATGGACGGCGAGAGTCAGCCCCCGGTCGACCAAAGCGATCTGGAAGACGAACTGTCAGAGGCGGGTTTCAGCAAGACAGAGATCGACAAGGCGTTGCTTTGGCTCGACGAATTGGCCGTCGGTGTCGACGCGCCTCAGTCCCACGACCATGCCGTGGGCTCGTTGCGTCTCTACTGCGAGGTCGAATGCGCCAAGCTGGATGTGGAGGCGCGCGGACTGCTTCTGTTTCTGGAACAGAGTGGAATCCTCGATCCGGCCAGTCGTGAGCTGGCGATCGACCGTCTGCTGGCGATCGATCACCCGCTGGTCACGGTCGATGAGGTCAAATGGGTGGTGCTGCTGGTGCTCATGAATCGCCCAGGCCGGGAAGATGCCTTCACCCAGATGGAAGACATGGTCTATAACGAAGAGCCCGTGTATCTGCATTAA
- the def gene encoding peptide deformylase: MAKLDILTFPDPRLRHKARPVEHVDAAIQRLVDDMLETMYAAPGIGLAATQVDVPLQVLVIDTSERHDTPLCLINPRILSLEGTEQMDEGCLSVPGFYETVTRAERVSVQALDRAGEPFTLDADGLLAVCIQHEIDHLAGKLFVDHISMLKRQRIRRKLEKDQRQSAAPAGEPRRGIL, from the coding sequence ATGGCTAAGCTCGATATCCTTACCTTTCCCGACCCCCGGCTGCGCCATAAGGCACGGCCCGTGGAGCACGTCGACGCCGCGATCCAGCGCTTGGTCGATGACATGCTGGAAACCATGTACGCCGCGCCAGGTATCGGCTTGGCGGCTACCCAGGTCGATGTCCCGCTCCAGGTGCTGGTGATCGACACCTCCGAACGCCATGACACGCCACTGTGCCTGATCAATCCCCGGATCCTGTCGCTGGAAGGCACGGAGCAGATGGACGAGGGCTGTCTCTCCGTGCCGGGCTTTTACGAAACGGTCACCCGCGCCGAGCGGGTCAGCGTCCAGGCGCTCGACCGCGCGGGCGAGCCCTTTACCCTGGACGCCGACGGACTGCTCGCGGTCTGCATCCAGCACGAGATCGACCACCTGGCGGGGAAACTCTTCGTCGACCATATCTCGATGCTCAAGCGTCAGCGCATTCGACGCAAGCTGGAGAAGGATCAACGACAGTCCGCGGCACCAGCCGGCGAACCGCGACGGGGCATCCTCTGA